A segment of the Echinicola strongylocentroti genome:
ATGGCGGATGGCTTAGATTAAAGAATTTTGTGAGTTAGCAACTGGCCATGCTGTCTAATCCGCCTTTGGCGGAGGATCATATAGAAGGTGAAGGTGACCGCCTGTACCTTAAACTGTAACGCACGTGAATATAAACGACAGATATAAATGCTATTGTCTGAAAAGGCTGCTACGGATAGTGGGATTTTACCGACCAAAGCTTAGTTTTGTAAGCTCAATGCTTACCCAAACAGCAGATGCAAAATACACCGCCAAATACCGACCAAGCTATGCCCCGCTATACCATGCCGATGCGGGGAGTTATCCTCATTTCGGGGATGGTGACCGTGGCCTGGGGAGCATTTTTTAGATGGATGGGAGACCCGCTACTATCCTGGTTGGCGATGACACCTCAACAAACAATCCCTGCAGACGCCACCATTTATGGCACCTTTGTGTTGATCATTGGCTTTTTGTTATTTTTAAGTGCTTTTTATCCCATTTCGTGGATATACCTTACCATGATAGGTATCGCGGGAAAGCTCATCTCTGCCATTTGGTTTGTGGTTTCCTATGTGGATATCCTCGGATGGAATAAAAGAACGATATTCCATTTGGGCTTTAACGAGATTTTTTGGCTGATTCCACTCACCTATGTATTATGGAAAGCACTACAGGTAAAGGATTTTCTAAAAACTTACGAGGAGTAAATTAAATAACTTCATGGCGCAATAAAAGCGATTTCCCTGTGTCATTCATTTACGATTTTTTACCTTTTGAGTTTTGTGTTATATTAGCAAATTCTTATCAAACCTAAATTCATTTTTTTATAGGGCTTCGAAATTTCAGAGGCCATACACTAAATCAATTGACCCATCTCATACTCTTTGAATTTGATCTATCACTTATAACACACACAAATGGACATTTCTAAAGTAGATTTATTTCTGATGATGAATGCTAAATATTTTGAAAGCCATCACCTACCATTTATCCGTGAACATCTAATTCGACTAGATGATTCTGCATGGCAGAGCATTCAAATCTTGCAGTTTTACGACCCCAGCAGCACACAAGTTGTGTCACTGGTAGGTGGCCAAATGGGCATTGACCGCTTTATGGTAGGCGACGTAGGTTTAGGAGT
Coding sequences within it:
- a CDS encoding TM2 domain-containing protein — encoded protein: MDISKVDLFLMMNAKYFESHHLPFIREHLIRLDDSAWQSIQILQFYDPSSTQVVSLVGGQMGIDRFMVGDVGLGVLKLLTCGGMGIWAIIDWFMIQGIVREKNGIKLKEALASMSKSLPNPDTNEQE